The Tistrella mobilis genome includes a window with the following:
- a CDS encoding carbohydrate ABC transporter permease, with translation MMAVLALVAVWPLARTIWFGFTDASLTAPGDYGLVGFANYLEAYDGAWYGILADPTWWRALANTLIFAAASVTLETVLGIAMALVLNADFPGRGWVRAAVLVPWAIPTVVSAKMWAWMLHDQFGIVNAGLMALGVIDRPVAWLADATTALPAVILVDVWKTTPFVALLMLAALQTVPRDCYEAARVDGIPAWKVFVFITLPLIRPALAVAMVFRLLDALRVFDLVYVMTGNAEATMTLSVHARQQLVQFQDMGYGSAASTLLFLVVGLVTILWLAVLRPDRSAAGGRHGGAGA, from the coding sequence ATGATGGCGGTGCTGGCGCTGGTCGCGGTCTGGCCGCTGGCCCGCACCATCTGGTTCGGCTTCACCGATGCCAGCCTCACCGCCCCCGGCGATTACGGCCTGGTCGGCTTCGCCAACTATCTGGAAGCCTATGACGGCGCCTGGTACGGCATCCTGGCCGATCCGACCTGGTGGCGGGCGCTTGCCAATACGCTGATCTTCGCCGCCGCCTCGGTGACGCTGGAAACGGTGCTGGGCATCGCCATGGCCCTGGTGCTGAACGCGGACTTCCCCGGCCGCGGCTGGGTGCGCGCCGCCGTGCTGGTGCCCTGGGCGATCCCGACCGTGGTCTCGGCCAAGATGTGGGCCTGGATGCTCCACGACCAGTTCGGCATCGTGAATGCCGGGCTGATGGCACTGGGCGTGATCGACCGGCCGGTGGCCTGGCTTGCCGATGCCACGACCGCCCTGCCGGCGGTGATCCTGGTCGATGTCTGGAAGACCACGCCCTTCGTCGCCCTGCTGATGCTGGCGGCCCTGCAGACCGTGCCGCGCGACTGTTACGAGGCGGCCCGGGTCGACGGCATCCCCGCCTGGAAAGTCTTCGTCTTCATCACCCTGCCGCTGATCCGCCCGGCGCTGGCGGTGGCGATGGTCTTCCGCCTGCTCGATGCGCTCAGGGTGTTCGATCTGGTCTATGTCATGACCGGCAATGCCGAGGCGACCATGACGCTGTCGGTCCATGCCCGCCAGCAGCTGGTCCAGTTCCAGGACATGGGCTATGGCTCGGCCGCCTCTACCCTGCTCTTCCTGGTGGTGGGGCTGGTCACGATCCTGTGGCTGGCGGTGCTCCGCCCCGACCGGTCGGCGGCCGGCGGCCGGCACGGGGGGGCGGGCGCATGA